The genomic window AGCCTGCCCAGGATAACAGGGACATTTTCCCTGCCTACATTTACCACCCATCAATTCTGAGATTGATGACAAGATGATGCAGTTACATTTCTGAAGAATAGGCTTCCAGTAGCTGAGCCAGCTGGGTTCcaactgtttcatttttgctttttagaTTCTGGCTACTTGTTCAGCGGAAGTCGACCAGCGTCACAGTCATCTCAGTCCAAGGAATCTCCTACATCAGGTAATGCACTAGCCCTTCCAGAGCAAATGTCTTTGCAGGATTTGCAGTAAGTGTGTTGAAACACATGATACAAGTTTAATTCTTTACTACCTGCTCACATCCCAGTGAAAATGTCAGTTTTGCTGTTAGAAATGCTGCAGAGAGAATTCCAGCTAAGAGTGGGATTGTATTAAAATAAGGTGCTGTATATGTTGGATGTCCTTTTCCCTGGAAGAGCTCACAGTGAAATCAGTGAGACGAACCAAGGATCCCTTCCCTGCTCTACAGCTGACTTGAGATTGCTTTGTTAGGAGACTTCAAACTGTTCCTAGGcagctcttttgttttcctttccttccccagctcAAGGAACTGTTAGTTTGCCTACCCTGTCTGCTCTGCCCTTTTGGTCCCGTGTTCTCCAGTGACCTGTCTGTTGTCCTCCTGACCCCAGACGGATCCTTTGGCTGTTTGTGCTACTTAAGTGTTTGCTGTGGGAAATGCAGTCACAGCCTGGGCTAATGCCATTGTGCAGACCTCCTCACATCCTGATAAACTTTCCCAACAGCCTTTAAAGGACATGCCAGAACAGTTAACTTACCTGCAAAACAGCATGTGTAATGCAGGCTCTCCTGAATGGACACAATTGAGCAGAGAAAAAGCTCACCCGACTCCTGATAAACCCTAGTCTAAGTCGTTCTTGAGTGTACCAAAATGCAGGTGGAATTTCTCCATGTTTTCCAGTGGGGGAACTGGAATGAATAAAGACTTCTAGTACAAGATATCTTGGACATTTGCAATTCCAGCTTCCTTTTCTTGTAGAATTGTTAAAGAAAACTGTGCCTATTGTATTGGGATTATAATCTCATTATGTTCTCTTTGGGGATGTTTCCATTTCAGAGCACTTCTCCCTGCTGTCAGGCAGCTGTGCTCCCTCCCGCATCCCCTCTCCAGCACCATCGGTGGCTGGCTCTGTGACTTCCAGCTCAGGTTCCTTGCGGTACCGCCGGCCACTCATCAGCCCTGCCCGCCTGAACCTGAAAGgacagaagctgctgcttttcccatctcAGAACGAGGCTCTGCTCACCCCAACTAGCTCAGAGGAGCACACCCACTCAGACAGCAACATCTTTGCCACCGAGTTGTCCTCCTTTCCAAAGAAGAAACTCAGTGAGTGGGGAATGCATGGTATGCTGGCAGCCTGCTGCACTCTGGGAAGTGCATTTGTAGAAAGGAGTTGGCTTGCAAGCCAAGCCGCACGTCGTCTAGGCCACACAATAGATGGGGAACCTTCAGGAAAAACCCAGGTGGTGATGTCTGGTGGGCTATTAAAGCTCCCTTAAGTATCCACTGGCCTGGAGAGCCTCTTGTCTGCCAAAAAACATGTCCTTTTCTCACTTAGTGGTGTCCTAGGGATACTACTGCCACTGCCTTCGCCCTTGTTTGGATAACTCCTTTAACCACAGATGTGGTGATGCTGATATGGACAGTGTATGAGACAAACATGCAGGCAACTTCTGCTGCACAGCAGTGaaatttgccttttgtttccagCTCCTGTCCTCAATACTTGCATGGTTTTACCAGGCAACCATTCATTACTCATGTCTAGCTTTAGTCTGGTAACTTCTGCTACCTTTGGCTTCCACTGGTGCCTTCTGAATTTTGCCATCTTTTTCTCCTTGCAGATATGAGATCTGCTATGGAAGGAGGGAGTATTTGCAGTGATAATTCCATCAAAAAGGAGGATCACTCATCACACTCATCTACGTGTGTGGTGGACACAACTACCAAAGGGGAAGATTTGGCAGGCTGGAGAGGTAGGCGCAAGGCATGCGAGTGCTTTGTGTATGTGTGAGCATCTCTATGAGGGTAACTGAGGTCTTTCCTGTGCTGTAGCAGTGATCTGATCTTGAGATCAAATAAATAACTAGTGGCAAAATGGATCTTCTGCCTGCTGTTCTAAGACCTTAATAAGGCTATTCCTATTCTTTGGACTGTCTGACAAATACTGACAGAGTGCTAAACTGAGACGGAAGGAAAGGGGTGGGGATGCAGGTGTTGAGAAGAGCGATGAGATGAATATATAGAATAGGAATAGAGAGAATATATAGAGTATATAAATAGAACCAGAGAGAGCAGTGGAGTCTTTCCTGATAGGAAAAGTTTTTCAGCAATTTCTGCTTATGGTGAAAATGCtgggcaaagagagagagaaagagcacaaCGCATGTTCACTGTTATTTATCTCATCAATCCCTTAATATCTCTTTCTACTAttcccctttttcctttgtgttgtCCTCTCCTACTAAGGTCATTTTGGTAACTCCGCTCTCCGAGGTCTGCTAGCCGTGAGTCTGACTCTCAATGCTGTCTTCACATCAGCCTATGTCTACCGGAGCCTGCGCTGATTTGTGCCAACGCTCCCGTTCTTTCTGGTTCCACCTGCTTCTGAGGAGACGAGAAGAATTCAACCACGGCTTCATGTCTAATGGCCGTGCCATTGGTgcatgctgttttttaaaaaactgctgtaTGCTCAACTGTCATGACAAAGAACCCAGGTAGCTGCTGCCATCACTTCCAGGTAGAAGATATCACAGGATTGTCCCTGGAGGTGGCAGGCAGAATTCCCAGAAAGCTCCAATTCAAAGCAGGAGGCCAGTCAAATGGCCCATGTGCTTTCTTTCAAAGGAACTGGCCTGAGACACAAGCCTGAAAATGTGTAAGCTACGTTTTTAGGAACCTATCCCCAGCTCTTCTTTCTGACATATTAACCTCGTGTTGGTGGTGCTGGTAAAATGAAGAGAATTAGAACAaaggagctggagaagagggATGGCTTAGTAGCTGGTGCTGGGCTTTGGCTACTGTAACAGCATTCCCAGCCTCTTTGCCCAGTGGTTCCTCTTATCTCTTCCCTTTGGCACTCTCCTCTAAATTGTCAATGAATTTTCTTTAGTTGCCTTAAGCTTGCCTAAGCACATGGGTGACCTTGGCTGCTCTGTCATATTCTTGCATCTTATAGGTCTGTGTGCTTCCACCTGGGCTGTGCCCTGAGGCCACTTTCACCAGCTGCCATTCTGGTCATGCTGGTTCTCAGAAACTGCTGTCTGTACATACCTCCAGCCAGCACTGTTGTTTGTAGGTATGCACAAACCCCAGGCAGACATCCTTTTGTGGTTTCCTTTAGAAGGAGGAAGCCTGTGCTTTGCTTTACCCAGGAGGCATTAATTTTGTTACAGTTAATTCTGTAATAGGAAAGGATCCCTCTGTGATTTGCGCCACAGTCAAAGGGCTTCAGCTCACAACTCTGACTGCTGAAGCAGCAAGTGGCATAGCTTGTTCTTGCTGTAAGACGCACAAATCTGTTCTACTAGGAGATAGGTGAGGAGCTGTGTGATTGTACACATTTATCCAAAAACCTGACATCTCAATTTGATACTGGGATTTGCTAAGTAACCATTTAAGAGATTTCTTACGTAGTTAAATGCCAAGGTGCTCTTGGCGAGAAATGCCAAACCTGCTTCTGGACAGTTCAGCCTTCTGGATAGATTCTTCTTTTCTAACCCAAAGGAAGTAGCCCTAGATTTTCAAAATGAGTTTATAATTTGGGCACTTCTGCTTTTGGGTGAATCTTCAGCATTGCTTTGAATTCGGGGGCCATTTAGAGTATTGTGCTGAATAATCAACATCATGTAGttcattttagggaaaaaaaaaaatattgatatttaTGTTTTGATTCTTAAATCCCAAGTGCAGAGAGAAAATTGACCAACGTGTCAAGGGTACCTGGTGAAAAGAGAGCCAACTGACATTAGCTATGTATTTCCTGAAGCAGGACTGACActaccaagatttttttttttctgtcgtCTCTTCCTTTGGGCTCCTTTACCTcaaacttcttttctctttcctctccctcacCCCATTGTCCTGTGTTTGCATCTTGACTTACAGTGTTACATTTACTGtgtcttttcctccctttcagttctgctgctgtTCACTCTGTTATAGTCTTGCACGTGCACAGATGCAAAGTGTCTCTCTGCTGGTAATTCTCTGCTCTGAACCTGAAATTCACGCCTTGGAGTGATGATCACCCTtcctttcacttcatttttttttttcttgcacgtTTTAATTGAGTTCCTACCACAGCCTCACTTAGTACATCAAGTGAGCGATAGGCAGGCCCTTATCAGCATGCTATATGACAGATTAAATGGGACTTTACTGCTGGTGATTCAAGCCCTAAAAAAATTAAGTCTCTCTTTGTCTCTTCCATTTCTTCCTGCATTGTTTCGGCAGCCCACTTCCAGCCACTGCTCCCCATCCTCCCTTGTTAGCGAGGCCTGCTCATCACCGACTCTGCATCTTAGAGGCAGAGAGCAGACCTCTGCCCACACGTCCTGATCTGAGAGCCTGTGGAGATGTCATTCCCGACTCTGCATCTTTCTCTCAGCATCTTTAGAGTGTTGGCAAAGGGCTGCACAGCCAGCACGTCCTATACTGAGGCCTAGGTCCAGGATGGAGACCTGCAGCAGAAAGATGTGCTGCAGGTTGATGATGAATTCTTTTGTAACTTGCATGAATTGTTACTTGTAGTCAAACCGGACCCATAACCTTGCTGTTAAGAGATTTTTGTCCCTTTTATAGACTTCCGCAGGCTCACTTGAGCATGTGTATAGGCAAGATGCTAGCAGACCAACTTACAAGCTTCTATTTAGACCTCTGCTGTTTGAGTTTGATGGTGTCCTGGTGCAGTGTGTGACATCCCATTCATGGATCCTTGTCCTGACTTCCAGCATACCCGGGGGCCTCCTATGCAGAGACAAGCCTGCCAGAGAATACTGTGGGTTTGCTTGTCTTTATTATGCCAACAGATGTGCACTGTGACTTCACGTATGCAAACTTTCCACTTTCACCTCCCAGTCTGCGCTGAGTTTTACCATCACGCTCACCTGGAGTCCAAGTTGGTCTCTGTCTCTACCAGATTGCAATACagattttctcctcctttccagcaACGAAGgagctgcagcctctccacacACCTCTTCTTGTCCGTATTCCAGAACAGGAACACTTTAACGTGTCACACTGCACTTCTGAATCTGCTCGCTGAAACTGTTCTTGGAAGGGTATTTGGTGACCTTGTCCAAAGCAATATAAAGACTTTGGATTTTATTGCTGAAGAGGGAAGACAACCAACTTTTTCATTCTGGTGCTAGAACACTCTCCAGTGGTGCTTTCACGGTTGTGAAGCCTTTGCTTGAATAGTACACACGAGTAtacgtgtgtatgtgtgtgcgtgtgcatgcatatgtataaaaACATTTGGAGGGTTTCTTCATTTCAAAAGATCTGAGCCCATGTTTGTCTTTATATTCTTGGCCTTAATCTAGCTCTTAGATACTGTGTCTatcttgctgctgttttctatATGAAGCTGGTTTGGAGGAAACAAAAGATTATCTGGTCCCCCCCTGTAAAAATCTTTGTGATTGATGATGTTAATCTTCATACAGTGTTGTTCAGGggtgagattttatttttctaatatttttcctACTGTAAAAGCTGTTGGAGTGTATGGAATGGAAAAGATCTTTACAAAATGGTCTGATAAGGATTTGAGCGTTACTTAATAATACCAACAATTAAATGATCAGGTGGGATACAAATGAGCTCCATTTCCGGACCTTTTCCATTACCTACCTTCCCCTGAAGAGGCCAAGGTACTTTTTCTTTGGATATGGGCTTGTTAGGCATGTTCTGAGACCTTACAGAGACTTTCAATGATTTTGCTGTTCCGAATTAGGAAGAATTTGGATTCTAGAGTCTAGTTCCAGTTCCGCAGTCTGGGTAGTTTGGCAGATGTGACAAATATTATGCACATATCTCTTTGATGGGATAGAGAGAATTGGTAGAACGAGCTGCTGATTTCTGAAAGTAGTCATAtctttttacataaaatattagGCATGAAATTGGTCACTGTggcaatgtggaaaaaaaactCATTGCTGGCATATGTACGCCAGATTCGCTGAATTGTAGGCTGTCTGCTCAAGCAACCAATGTGGCCTGTGAATGTTTTATTCCCACTCCTCCTTCTTGGGTGATGGGAACATCTGTAAAACACTGCTGAACTGACTGGTTTCCTTAAAACAGGGCAGCTGGAATCAACGGCTTGTGTTGCCTGTGGATGctgctatatttttttcttccaagcacCATTCCTGGAAATAACTATGGTCTTAATCTCTCTCACAGACATTTGTTAGAAGGCTAGAAATGGCCAATTTGGCcaatacttcttttccttttttaaacatataCGTTGCATCCAGAAGTTATCATCACTGTGTCCTGTGGTGGAAGTAAGGCACAGAGTACTTCTGGATGGAGCAGGTATCTAGAGAGGGCGAGGAGGACAATTTTGAGTCCTAAACCTTATTTCCtgtgaaagaaatactgtatGTCATGTGTGTAATACTTGTTTGGGGAGCTCTAACACTGTACAGTTTAGTTAAATGCCCTCCGAGGGAGGAGCAGCTGTTCCTCAGAGGTTTTTAGTTCATGCTTTGTGTTTGaagaggaatatttttctttaaaaaataaaaaatgtttaagttTTCACCTTAGTGTGTGTGTTTCTAGGGGAGCTGaatattttggggggaaagggaGATCGTATTTGTGCTTGTGTGTGGTCAAGTCAACTTTGATCTCTTCACTCTTCTAAAGCTAGCAAGAGCTAAGAGAAAGCACAAAGCTTTGTGAGCTTCCCCAAAGCAAGGAGAAGCTCGTGACCGTGATTTGGAAATGGAATAAGTCCATTGTTATGCTCTGAAGGCTTTCCATCAATTAAAAGGGAAGCCACCTCCTGCCATTAACTGATGTTCTGAACTTCTCCCTGGATGCAGCTGCAGGGACCTTCCTGTCTTGACCTCCTGTAGGGTAGGGACTGTCATTTATGCACCTGTTTCCTTAGAACCCTGACCTCagctgatggctgcagggtcGCATGGTAGCACCAGCACTATTTTGTTTTGTCTGGATTTTCAGGACTTTGgtaggtggggaggaggggggtgtaAGGGAGGTACTGAATGCAGGTGCTTTGGTCCTGACCCAGTCATCTTCCAAACGAGCGCATGTTGGCAAGAAAGCCAAGAGGATTATTTATATGGGTAAGGACCGAACACATGTAAGGGATGTTTGGTGAAGCCCCAGAATTTGTCCCAAGATAAGCACAGTCACAGAGTGTCAGAGTGTTCCAGTTATGTGCACACCTTACGATTTGTGTTCATTTGGCACTTACGGGATTTTTTCCTCTGTGAGATGGGGGCTGAGAGTCTTTCTGAGATTTTGGTTTTATGCGTTATTTTATGACCTTTATGTTTTTAATGTCATGTAAATTAAGAGACAGGTGGCATAAGCTTTTAGACGTAGGCTTTCTAAGCACAGGCTTCAAAGGCTGTAGTTTTCCTCCATTTATACTTTTATGACTTACGTTTTACTTCGTTAAAATGTGCTGCTGATGATACAGCAAAGGTTGAAACatcaagaaaatgagaatgaGCAAAAGGGAGCCATGAGCAATCAcgaaacttaattaaatgtttgatgaatttacgatcttgctgagaaggcacaagcagaggtCTTGCTTGATAGATAGGGctggaaaagataagaactcctgcctttgttctcgtccttgtagataatttagcttaaactagccatatggttttacatcactaatgaaaacttagataataagagcactaacaagcatttttTTAGGGACTAACGAGCATTCTTTAggaaaggacatttgcatatgctaatagtttccccggaaaactaatgaatacatgtacttaacctgcacaattaggcctgacggtgtgcacgataggtggagcgatcccccgtgcacccggcgctgcaataaagaatgcctgctttctaaaacttcaagatcgagtcttagagagtttctgaaCTGCCGATTTACGGTATCACTGATTTGTTTTAAGACCTGGCAGTGTATTCTGTCTTGTCTTTAAATACCTGGAGAGAAGTTCTGTGCATTGCTATGCAGGAAGGGGTGCACTTCTCGGACActcttcctttctccccctcttttttcagTGATAGAGACCTGTTGCGTTCTgcaatctgtttttattttcagcagtggtctgtttacttgcttttctattacacagggctggcaggagaTCTAAACTGTGGTCATACAGGTGAGTCTTCCTGGGCTGCTTCAAAGAGCTTCCTTCTGCTGTTGGCAGATTTGTTACAACCAGTAGGGATGCTTCATgcttaataatttaaatatttccatccAGCCCACTGAAAGTTTTCTATTCAAAGACCTGTacgctatttttaaaatatgagacGTGATAGCATTGTTTGACCCACCACTGTCAAGCTACTGTCGGTAGTTTTTGTAAACTGAGAACAACAGCCTGATAGTCATCGATGTTTTCCTTCGGTTTCTTAGCTCTGTGCAACTTTTGGAAAAAAGGAACCGATTCCTTCCAGCCTAGtgagttgtgattttttttttttttttctaattaaggGTTGTTGTTGGGCTTtggtgttggtgtttttttttaattaattaaggGTGATCAAAGACAGACTTTTCAAAGGAGGCCGTGTGTCTTAATTAAATTACTGGCATCGTGCCACCGATGGCTCTTTACATACGGATGTAGGGTGAAGCACTGGGCGAGCCGTAGCGCTCGCACAAACGCGACGCTGATAAAAACCAAGGCGGCGGCAGCACGGAGCCCTGCTCCTCCGCCGTCCCCCCTCGGTACCGGCCGGGGATCTGCTCACGAACGTTTCCCCTCTGCGGCCGTGATCCCGGGGTACCCGCGGGGAGAGACGGTGATGGTCCGTGGAGCCCGAGTGCCGGATGCATTTGCATCTGCAATTAATTAGGTGTGCAGCTGAGCACCTCACCGAAACGGTAAGAAGCGATACATTCCGCTGGTCCTCCCGCCGGGGGATGCCCTCgggcccgctcccccccccgaaaccccccactcccccccccccaccccaagccggGTCGGGCGGGCATCCCGGCTCCGTCTCTTCCCCCTCACCTCATTATTTGGGTTTGCGAACCCAAAGCGCCGTCCCGACCCGCCCGCGACCCCAAacaccccggggcggggggacgacgacgggaCGAGGCGGGCAGAGGGTTTtagagcggcggcggggccgggggagcgcggAGCCATGGGGGAGGCGGACCCCTGCGAGCCGGCGGCGGAGAGCCGGGGGGCTGCGGTGGAACCGCTGCAAAAACCGCCTTACTCCTACGTGGCTCTGATCGCCATGGCCATCCGGGCCAGCCCCGAGCAGCGGCTTCCCCTCAGCGGTATCTACGCCTACATCGCCGGGCGCTTCCCCTACTACCGCGGCGGTCCCAAGGGCTGGCAGAACAGCGTCCGCCACAACCTCAGCCTCAACCCCTGCttccgccgcctcccccgccgcgccgctccccccgccgctccccgccgcggcggggactGGGTGCTCGATCCCGCCTTCCACGACATGTTCCCGGGGGGGGACTACCGCCGCCGCCGACGACCGCGACGACAAACCGCCCCCccaacgccgccgccgccgccgcctcctcctcctcctcccgccgccgccgccgccgttcccTGGCtggctccgccgccgcctcccgccgcttGCCCGCACGGTCCCTGCGCGGCGCTGGCTCTGCCGTTGCCGCGGGGGTGCCGCTGCGGCGAGGTGGCCGGTTGGGCCCCCCCCGCCATCCTGGGGCTGCCGCAGGGGCTGCCCGCCTGGCCGCTTACCGGCGGCGCCGGGGCGAGGGCTGTTCTGCGCCCGGCGGAGCTGGATTTGGGGATAAGGAGCGACCCGGGGGGGGAAGGTGCCCTCCTCCTTTAAATAAAGCCCCCGACGTGAGATTGCGGTGCCGCGGGttgacctgcttgagcaggggttgtGTCGGCCGGTTGGGGGGTTCGGGGGTGTTTCTGCATCCCGGCTTGAGAAAGGGGCTTAAAATAAACGCTCAGCTGTTGGAAGTGCCTGGAGGAGGATCGCTCGGAGAAGTTCCCGTTGCTGTGACTGAGATGTGCCACCTTGTTTCTCCGTGCTGTGAGGAGCGTGAATTGGGCTTCTGCACTGCTTTATCCGTTTGGATTGCGGGGGAAGGTTGTGATtttgggggattgggggggggtgggggtggtgaggcTGTGATTTTGTTGTTTGAACCCCCAGGCAGGGCTGAAGGGGGGGCTGCAGAGCTTGAGCAAGTTAAATCGGTATCTGGTGTTTTCTCGAATCTGTCGTGTAGATGCTAGTCCTCGCAAAAGTGAAACTCGGTTCGtgcagggaaattattttttcaagtgtCCTTAAGCTCCttttgaagcttttctttcaaGGCTTATGAAAAAGcaatatatgcatttttctatttagggggggtggggagaaccagcgaaaaactgaaacacaaaccCCAAAGATCTTTGGAGTAATACTGGGAATCTTGTGGGTTTGTATTTAAAGTGAATCTATATGGGGTTTTTCATACAGTGAAGAGTTATTTTATACTGTTGCTTGTTATATATGTTTACATATGTTCATTGTTAACAGGTCTCATAAATGATGATGCTATAATTAGTATGTTTATTGTTAACATGTTTCTTACAGACGATGCTACAATTACTGTGTAAGGtcttttccccttttaatttCAGAGGGACTAGTTTCTATGCTTTTCCCTCAGAATAAGGGTTCAGAGAGAAAATACGC from Accipiter gentilis chromosome 1, bAccGen1.1, whole genome shotgun sequence includes these protein-coding regions:
- the LOC126041466 gene encoding forkhead box protein E3-like is translated as MGEADPCEPAAESRGAAVEPLQKPPYSYVALIAMAIRASPEQRLPLSGIYAYIAGRFPYYRGGPKGWQNSVRHNLSLNPCFRRLPRRAAPPAAPRRGGDWVLDPAFHDMFPGGDYRRRRRPRRQTAPPTPPPPPPPPPPPAAAAAVPWLAPPPPPAACPHGPCAALALPLPRGCRCGEVAGWAPPAILGLPQGLPAWPLTGGAGARAVLRPAELDLGIRSDPGGEGALLL